A window of the Cicer arietinum cultivar CDC Frontier isolate Library 1 chromosome 6, Cicar.CDCFrontier_v2.0, whole genome shotgun sequence genome harbors these coding sequences:
- the LOC140920766 gene encoding uncharacterized protein yields MGYARLEQQIRKDTQADQPLGRHILWKEARVNKEGVVDNENVKKVVELCEIIEQSSENQEGNKDTCRDILGKVFNVPEYSGRVRGKGFGVTPKSFFPQEKRQKPSNEEVLEKLRILSEQVALLVNTNKDKQLPVQLQPEIQMESETGSCNVGLKSIPEVINYLLLTCLWCHYMCPILVLAYSTEVLKLRYW; encoded by the exons atgggatatgcacgccttgaacaacaaatt agaaaagacacccaagccgatcaacccttgggtcgtcatatattgtggaaggaagcgcgtgttaataaagaaggagtggttgataatgaaaatgtcaaaaaagttgtagaactttgt gaaattattgaacaaagttctgaaaatcaagagggaaacaaggatacgtgcagggacattcttgggaaagtgtttaatgtccctgagtattccggtcgagtgagggggaaaggatttggcgtaactcccaaaagcttttttcctcaagagaagcgccaaaaaccttccaacgaggaagtattagagaagctcagaatcctatcagagcaagtggcactcttggtgaatacgaataaagacaagcaacttccggttcagctccaacctgaaatacaaatggagagtgaaaccgggagttgcaacgtcggtttgaagagtattcccgaggtaattaattacttactacttacttgcttat ggtgtcactacatgtgccCTATACTTGTACTCGcctactcaacggaag TTCTTAAGCTACgctattggtag